From a single Mycolicibacterium mengxianglii genomic region:
- the pbpA gene encoding D,D-transpeptidase PbpA — protein MNTSLRRISVTLMALIVLLLANATLTQVFTADGLRADPRNQRVLLDEYSRQRGQISAGGQLMAYSVSTDGRFRFLRVYPNPFVYAPITGFYSLSYSSTGLERAEDTVLNGSDQRLFGRRLADFFTGRDPRGGNVDTTIVPRVQQAGWDAMQQGCNGGPCQGAVAAIEPSTGKILALVSSPSFDPNLLASHDLAEQSRAWEKLRDDQSSPLTNRAISERYPPGSTFKVITTAAALQSGMTVDEQLTAAPAIPLPDSTATLENYGGKPCGPGETASLKEAFARSCNTAFVQLGLRLGSESLRNAAQSFGLDDPPPPIPLQVAESTLGPISDRAALGMSSIGQKDVAMTPLQNAAIAATIANDGVTMQPYLVNSLKGPDLSNISTTAPTQQRRAVAPQVAAKLTDLMVAAEQNTQQKGAISGVQIASKTGTAEHGTDPRNTPPHAWYIAFAPAQDPKVAVAVMVENGGDRLDATGGAVAAPIGRAVIAAALQGAS, from the coding sequence ATGAACACCTCACTGCGACGCATCTCGGTGACGCTCATGGCGCTGATAGTCCTGCTGTTGGCCAATGCCACGCTGACCCAGGTCTTCACCGCCGACGGGCTACGGGCCGACCCCCGCAATCAGCGGGTGCTGCTCGACGAGTACTCCCGTCAGCGCGGCCAGATCTCGGCCGGCGGCCAGTTGATGGCGTATTCGGTGTCCACCGACGGCCGCTTCCGCTTCCTCCGGGTGTATCCGAATCCCTTTGTCTACGCGCCGATCACCGGTTTCTACTCGCTGAGCTACTCGAGCACCGGACTGGAGCGCGCCGAGGACACCGTACTCAACGGCTCGGATCAACGCCTCTTCGGCCGCCGCCTCGCTGACTTCTTCACCGGTCGCGACCCCCGTGGTGGCAACGTCGACACCACGATCGTGCCCCGGGTTCAGCAGGCCGGCTGGGATGCCATGCAGCAGGGCTGCAACGGTGGTCCCTGCCAGGGTGCGGTGGCGGCGATCGAGCCCTCCACCGGCAAGATCCTGGCGCTGGTGTCGTCGCCGTCCTTCGATCCGAATCTGTTGGCCTCCCACGACCTGGCCGAACAGTCCCGGGCCTGGGAGAAGTTGCGCGACGACCAGAGCTCGCCGCTGACCAACCGCGCCATCTCCGAGCGCTACCCACCGGGATCGACATTCAAGGTGATCACCACGGCCGCTGCCCTGCAGTCCGGTATGACCGTCGACGAGCAGCTCACCGCGGCGCCGGCCATCCCGCTGCCGGACAGCACGGCCACCCTGGAGAATTACGGCGGCAAGCCGTGCGGTCCCGGCGAGACCGCCTCCTTGAAGGAGGCGTTCGCCCGCTCGTGCAACACCGCCTTCGTCCAGCTCGGGCTGCGCCTGGGGTCTGAATCCCTGCGGAACGCCGCGCAGTCCTTCGGGCTCGACGATCCCCCACCACCGATCCCGTTGCAGGTGGCCGAGTCGACACTCGGGCCCATCTCGGACCGTGCCGCCCTCGGCATGTCCAGCATCGGACAGAAAGACGTCGCGATGACCCCGCTGCAGAACGCCGCCATCGCCGCCACCATCGCCAACGACGGCGTGACCATGCAGCCCTATCTGGTGAACAGCCTCAAGGGCCCCGACCTGTCCAACATCAGCACGACCGCGCCGACACAGCAGCGGCGTGCGGTCGCACCGCAGGTCGCAGCTAAGCTGACAGATTTGATGGTCGCCGCCGAGCAGAACACACAGCAGAAAGGGGCGATTTCCGGCGTGCAGATCGCATCCAAGACGGGTACCGCCGAGCACGGCACCGACCCGCGCAACACTCCGCCGCACGCGTGGTACATCGCGTTCGCACCCGCACAAGACCCCAAAGTCGCCGTCGCGGTGATGGTGGAGAACGGCGGCGACCGGCTCGACGCGACGGGCGGTGCAGTCGCGGCCCCCATCGGTCGCGCAGTGATCGCAGCGGCACTGCAGGGGGCATCATGA
- a CDS encoding FtsW/RodA/SpoVE family cell cycle protein: MTTAPQSPVAVTPALPHRRNVELLLLGFATVITAVALLIVEANQEQGLTLDLISYTVAYLALFGGAHLAIRRFAPYADPLLLPVVALLNGLGLVMIHRLDLAVGADEVSQGPSANQQMLWTLVGVIGFSLVVVFLKDHRQLSRYGYVCGLIGLVLLVIPAVLPSAYSEQNGAKIWIRFPGFSIQPAEFSKILLLIFFAAVLVAKRDLFTSVGKHFLGMDLPRPRDLAPLLAAWVLSIGVMIFEKDLGTSLLLYASFLVMVYIATDRLSWVIIGLTLFAAGSVAAYHLFGHVRTRVQNWLDPFADPEGAGYQMVQSLFSFATGGIFGTGLGNGQPGTVPAASTDFIIAAVGEELGLVGLAGVLMLYTIVIVRGLRTAIAVRDSFGKLLAAGLASTLGIQLFIVVGGVTKLIPLTGLTTPWMSYGGSSLVANYLLLGILVRISHAARRPIMTPATPPPPIAAASTEVIQKV; this comes from the coding sequence GTGACCACCGCACCCCAGTCGCCGGTAGCGGTCACTCCCGCGCTGCCGCACCGGCGAAACGTGGAACTGCTGTTGCTGGGCTTCGCCACCGTGATCACCGCGGTGGCGCTGCTGATCGTGGAGGCCAACCAGGAACAGGGCCTCACGCTGGACCTGATCAGCTACACCGTGGCCTACCTCGCACTCTTCGGAGGGGCGCACCTGGCGATCCGGCGCTTCGCCCCCTATGCCGACCCCCTGCTGCTGCCGGTGGTGGCGTTGCTCAACGGTCTGGGTCTGGTGATGATTCACCGTCTCGACCTGGCCGTCGGGGCAGACGAGGTCAGCCAGGGACCCAGCGCCAACCAGCAGATGCTGTGGACCCTCGTCGGCGTCATCGGTTTCTCCCTGGTGGTGGTGTTCCTCAAGGATCACCGGCAGCTGTCCCGCTACGGCTACGTCTGCGGTCTCATCGGTCTGGTCCTGCTGGTCATCCCGGCTGTGCTGCCCTCGGCGTATTCCGAACAGAACGGCGCCAAGATCTGGATTCGCTTCCCGGGCTTCTCGATTCAGCCGGCCGAGTTCTCCAAGATCCTGCTGCTGATCTTCTTCGCCGCGGTGCTGGTGGCCAAGCGCGACCTGTTCACCAGCGTGGGAAAACACTTCCTGGGCATGGATCTGCCGCGGCCGCGCGACCTGGCCCCGCTGCTGGCCGCGTGGGTGCTCTCGATCGGCGTCATGATCTTCGAGAAGGACCTCGGCACCTCGCTGCTGCTCTACGCCTCATTCCTGGTGATGGTCTACATCGCCACCGACCGGCTCAGCTGGGTGATCATCGGCCTCACCCTGTTCGCCGCGGGAAGCGTTGCGGCGTATCACCTTTTCGGCCACGTCCGCACCCGCGTGCAGAACTGGCTGGATCCGTTCGCCGACCCTGAGGGCGCCGGCTATCAGATGGTGCAGTCGCTGTTCAGTTTCGCCACCGGCGGCATCTTCGGCACCGGCCTGGGCAACGGGCAGCCGGGCACCGTGCCGGCCGCCTCCACCGACTTCATCATTGCTGCCGTCGGTGAGGAACTCGGCCTGGTCGGGCTGGCCGGGGTACTGATGCTCTACACCATCGTGATCGTGCGCGGGCTGCGCACAGCCATCGCCGTCCGCGACAGCTTCGGAAAACTGCTGGCCGCGGGCCTGGCCTCGACGCTGGGGATCCAGCTGTTCATCGTCGTCGGCGGCGTCACCAAACTGATCCCGCTGACCGGCCTCACCACACCGTGGATGTCTTACGGCGGATCGTCTTTGGTGGCCAACTACCTGTTGCTTGGCATCCTGGTGCGGATCTCCCACGCAGCGCGCAGGCCGATCATGACGCCCGCGACCCCGCCGCCGCCGATCGCCGCGGCCAGCACCGAGGTGATCCAGAAGGTATGA
- a CDS encoding PP2C family protein-serine/threonine phosphatase — protein sequence MTLVLRYAARSDRGLVRANNEDSVYAGARLLALADGMGGHAAGEVASQLVIAALAHLDDDEPGGDLLSKLDSAVHDGNAAIAAHVEMEPELEGMGTTLTAILFAGNRLGLVHIGDSRGYLLRDGELTQITKDDTFVQTLVDEGRITAEEAHSHPQRSLIMRALTGHEVEPTLIMREARAGDRYLLCSDGLSDPVSHDTILEALQIEDVTDSADRLIELALRGGGPDNVTVVVADVVDYDYGQTQPILAGAVSGQDDDTAPPNTAAGRASAFNPKRTAAKRVVPQPEPPVKRPKSRRRMFLAIAVIALLVLAGLAVTRQIIRSNYYVTEHDGTVSIMRGIQSSFLGIPLQEPLLLGCLNDRNDLSQISYGQPTDNLNCRPMQLQDLRPSERTQVAAGLPGGSLDEAIEQLRELARTSLLPPCVVPKSTPAPVTPAPASPAPSPTRGPPPGPVPGPLTSASRPAPSPSATPRPSPTSTAPASPDAPGAGDTPAPPAAAAPPAPTPTATQLPAAPGKPGTDCRAAT from the coding sequence GTGACGTTGGTTCTGCGTTACGCCGCTCGCAGTGACCGCGGCCTGGTCCGCGCCAACAACGAGGACTCGGTCTACGCCGGGGCCCGCCTGCTGGCACTGGCAGACGGCATGGGTGGGCACGCCGCCGGCGAGGTGGCCTCCCAGCTGGTGATCGCCGCACTGGCACACCTCGACGACGACGAGCCCGGCGGCGATCTGCTGAGCAAACTCGACTCCGCGGTGCACGACGGCAACGCCGCCATTGCCGCCCACGTCGAGATGGAACCCGAACTGGAAGGCATGGGCACCACGCTCACCGCAATCCTGTTCGCGGGCAACAGGCTTGGCCTCGTCCACATCGGCGACTCGCGTGGTTACCTGCTGCGCGACGGCGAACTCACCCAGATCACCAAAGACGACACCTTCGTCCAGACACTCGTCGACGAAGGCCGGATCACCGCCGAAGAGGCGCACAGCCACCCGCAGCGCTCACTGATCATGCGCGCCCTGACCGGCCATGAGGTCGAGCCCACGCTGATCATGCGCGAAGCCCGCGCCGGCGACCGTTACCTGCTGTGCTCCGACGGCCTGTCCGATCCCGTCAGTCACGACACCATCCTCGAGGCCCTGCAGATCGAGGACGTCACCGACAGCGCGGACCGCCTGATCGAGCTGGCCCTTCGCGGCGGCGGGCCCGACAACGTGACCGTGGTGGTCGCCGACGTCGTCGACTACGACTACGGCCAGACCCAACCGATCCTGGCCGGCGCGGTATCCGGTCAGGACGACGACACCGCACCTCCGAACACCGCGGCCGGGCGCGCGTCAGCGTTCAACCCGAAGCGCACCGCCGCCAAACGGGTTGTCCCGCAACCAGAACCGCCGGTGAAGCGCCCAAAATCGCGTAGGCGGATGTTCCTCGCCATCGCCGTGATCGCACTCCTGGTGCTGGCCGGCCTGGCAGTCACCCGCCAGATCATCCGCAGCAACTACTACGTCACCGAGCACGACGGCACGGTCTCGATCATGCGCGGGATCCAGAGTTCGTTTCTGGGCATCCCGCTGCAGGAACCCCTCCTGCTGGGCTGCTTGAACGACCGAAACGACCTGTCCCAGATCAGCTATGGCCAGCCCACCGACAACCTGAACTGCCGGCCGATGCAGCTGCAGGACCTGCGGCCCTCCGAGCGCACCCAGGTCGCCGCCGGACTCCCCGGCGGCTCACTGGACGAGGCCATCGAACAGCTGCGCGAACTCGCCCGCACCTCACTGCTCCCGCCGTGTGTGGTGCCCAAATCCACCCCGGCACCGGTCACCCCCGCACCCGCCTCCCCTGCACCCTCGCCGACCCGCGGCCCGCCGCCCGGTCCGGTACCTGGCCCGCTGACCAGCGCCAGCCGCCCGGCACCGAGCCCGTCGGCCACTCCCCGCCCGTCCCCGACGTCCACTGCACCGGCCTCGCCCGACGCCCCAGGGGCCGGCGATACCCCGGCTCCCCCCGCCGCCGCGGCACCTCCGGCTCCGACTCCGACCGCCACCCAGCTGCCCGCCGCGCCCGGTAAGCCGGGTACCGACTGCCGGGCGGCGACGTGA
- a CDS encoding FHA domain-containing protein FhaB/FipA, with protein sequence MQGLVLQLTRAGFLLLLWLFIWSVLRILKNDIYAPTGAVMVRRGLAFRGTLLPSRQRRTTARHMVVTEGALAGTRITLGTQPVLIGRADDSTLVLTDDYASTRHARLSQRGTEWYVEDLGSTNGTYLDRAKVTTAVRVPIGTPVRIGKTAIELRP encoded by the coding sequence ATGCAGGGACTAGTGCTGCAGCTGACGCGCGCCGGTTTCCTGCTGCTGTTGTGGCTTTTCATCTGGTCGGTCCTGCGCATTTTGAAGAACGACATCTACGCGCCTACCGGGGCGGTGATGGTGCGCAGGGGGCTGGCGTTCCGGGGCACACTGCTGCCGTCACGGCAGCGACGCACGACTGCACGTCACATGGTGGTGACGGAAGGGGCGCTGGCGGGGACCCGGATCACGCTGGGCACACAACCGGTGCTGATCGGGCGGGCCGACGACTCCACTCTGGTGCTGACCGATGATTATGCGTCGACGCGCCACGCGCGACTTTCGCAGCGCGGCACCGAGTGGTACGTCGAAGACCTAGGATCGACCAACGGTACATACCTTGACAGGGCGAAGGTGACGACGGCGGTACGAGTTCCGATTGGAACGCCGGTGCGAATCGGCAAGACAGCGATCGAGTTGCGCCCGTGA
- the crgA gene encoding cell division protein CrgA, with protein MPKSKVRKKNDFTVSPVSRTPVKVKAGPSSTWFVVFFIGLMLIGLAWLIVFQLASTHLQWMADLGPWNYAIAFAFMITGLLLTMRWR; from the coding sequence ATGCCCAAGTCCAAGGTTCGTAAGAAGAACGACTTCACCGTCAGCCCGGTCAGCCGTACCCCGGTCAAGGTGAAAGCCGGGCCGTCGAGCACGTGGTTCGTGGTGTTCTTCATCGGCCTGATGTTGATCGGTCTGGCGTGGCTGATCGTGTTCCAGCTCGCGTCCACGCACTTGCAGTGGATGGCCGATCTGGGTCCGTGGAACTATGCGATTGCCTTTGCTTTCATGATCACCGGACTTTTGCTGACGATGCGGTGGCGCTGA
- a CDS encoding DUF881 domain-containing protein: protein MPQNATTGRGAWRWGVPVVCLLAGLLLAATHGVSGGDEIRRSDSPRLVDLVRQSQQSVDRLSAQRDALAEQVDTTHGGSSDRALSAMQARAAELAGEAGVDPVHGPGLIVTLTDAQRDANGRFPRDASPDDLVVHQQDIQAVLNALWTAGAEAIQMQDQRIIGTSAPRCVGNTLLLNGRTYSPPYTVMAIGDVAAMQAALADAPLVTLYKQYVVRFGLGYTEQTRDDLEIVGHTEPLRMRYAQPAGPISY, encoded by the coding sequence ATGCCGCAGAACGCCACCACCGGACGCGGTGCCTGGCGCTGGGGTGTGCCGGTGGTGTGCCTGCTCGCGGGGCTGCTGCTGGCCGCCACTCACGGTGTCTCCGGCGGCGACGAAATCCGCCGCAGTGACTCGCCACGCCTGGTCGACCTGGTCCGACAGTCCCAACAGTCAGTGGACCGGCTCAGCGCACAACGGGACGCCCTCGCCGAACAGGTCGACACCACCCACGGCGGGTCTTCGGACCGGGCCCTGTCGGCGATGCAGGCCAGGGCGGCGGAGTTGGCCGGCGAGGCGGGTGTCGACCCCGTACACGGCCCGGGTCTGATCGTCACCCTGACCGATGCCCAGCGTGACGCGAACGGCCGGTTCCCCCGCGATGCCTCCCCCGATGACCTGGTCGTCCATCAGCAGGACATCCAGGCCGTCCTCAATGCCCTCTGGACCGCAGGCGCCGAAGCCATCCAGATGCAGGATCAGCGCATCATCGGCACCTCGGCGCCGCGCTGTGTCGGCAACACCCTGCTTCTCAATGGCCGCACGTACAGCCCGCCGTACACGGTCATGGCCATCGGCGACGTGGCCGCCATGCAGGCCGCGCTGGCCGACGCGCCTCTGGTGACCCTCTACAAGCAGTACGTCGTGCGGTTCGGACTCGGCTATACCGAGCAGACGCGCGACGACCTGGAGATCGTCGGCCACACCGAGCCGCTGCGGATGCGGTACGCCCAGCCCGCGGGCCCGATCAGTTACTGA
- a CDS encoding aminodeoxychorismate/anthranilate synthase component II, with product MRVLVVDNYDSFVFNLVQYLGQLGVAAEVWRNDDDRLSSDQLIEEAAADFDGVLLSPGPGTPERAGASIPLVRACADAQTPLLGVCLGHQAIGVAFGGTVDRAPELLHGKTSTVFHTNVGVFQGLPDPFTATRYHSLTILPETIPAELEVTAQTRGGVVMGVRHTALPIHGVQFHPESILTEGGHRMLANWLSACGQAPEETLVRRLETEVSDAVAAATARSSA from the coding sequence ATGCGGGTCCTCGTCGTCGACAATTACGACAGCTTCGTCTTCAACCTCGTTCAGTACCTCGGTCAGCTGGGTGTCGCGGCCGAGGTCTGGCGCAACGACGACGACCGACTGAGCTCCGATCAGCTGATCGAGGAGGCCGCTGCCGACTTCGACGGCGTATTGCTCAGCCCCGGTCCGGGCACCCCCGAGCGTGCCGGCGCGTCGATTCCGCTGGTGCGCGCCTGCGCTGACGCCCAGACACCGCTGCTGGGCGTCTGCCTGGGGCACCAGGCGATCGGGGTGGCCTTCGGCGGCACGGTCGACCGGGCACCGGAGCTGCTCCACGGCAAGACGAGCACGGTGTTCCACACCAATGTCGGGGTGTTCCAGGGGCTGCCCGACCCCTTCACCGCCACCCGGTATCACTCGCTGACGATCCTGCCCGAAACCATCCCCGCTGAGCTGGAGGTCACCGCGCAGACCCGCGGCGGCGTGGTGATGGGGGTGCGGCACACGGCGCTGCCCATCCACGGGGTGCAGTTCCACCCGGAGTCGATTCTCACCGAGGGCGGACACCGCATGCTGGCCAACTGGCTCTCCGCGTGCGGGCAAGCGCCCGAAGAGACCCTGGTGCGCCGGCTCGAGACCGAGGTGTCCGACGCGGTGGCCGCGGCTACTGCGCGAAGCTCAGCGTGA
- the pknB gene encoding Stk1 family PASTA domain-containing Ser/Thr kinase, which produces MTTPELLSGRYELGEILGFGGMSEVHLARDTRLHRDVAVKVLRADLARDPSFYLRFRREAQNAAALNHPAIVAVYDTGEAETPAGPLPYIVMEYVDGVTLRDIVHTDGPMPPKRAIEVIADACQALHFSHQHGIIHRDVKPANIMISKTGAVKVMDFGIARALADSHSVTQTAAVIGTAQYLSPEQAKGDSVDARSDVYALGCVLYEILTGEPPFVGDSPVAVAYQHVREDPVPPSVRNPDISPELDAVVLKALAKNPDNRYQSTAEMRADLVRVHSGERPEAPRVLTDAERTSFLAAAPAPRERERTEQIPRNQNHRVEPPEERSGASVTRWVVAVAVLAVLTVLVTLAINFWGGDTRQVQVPDVTGQAVDDAIVTLQNAGFRTRTQKDADSVVPVDHVIGTDPAATTSVDAGEEITIRVSYGPEQKSVPDCARRSYDDCVGLMREAGFERFMRSPSVSEPDLKDKVVQTIPPANQTAGITNQITIVVGTGPGSKPVPDCAGLTADDCRALLTQSGFTNTLQVDVDSTRTAGEVIGTNPVAGQNVPVTDVVQVQVSRGNQFVMPNLRGQFWTDAEPLLRALGWTGGLVKLPNAQNSGVPSNGVVSQSPSPGEAVTFGSPVTLSFAQ; this is translated from the coding sequence ATGACCACCCCTGAGCTGTTGTCCGGCCGTTATGAGCTCGGCGAGATCCTTGGTTTCGGCGGGATGTCCGAGGTCCATCTGGCGCGTGACACCCGCCTGCACCGCGATGTCGCGGTGAAGGTGCTGCGCGCTGACCTGGCCCGCGATCCGAGCTTCTACCTGCGCTTCCGACGGGAGGCGCAGAACGCCGCGGCGCTGAACCACCCGGCGATCGTGGCGGTGTACGACACCGGTGAGGCCGAGACCCCGGCGGGCCCGCTGCCCTACATCGTCATGGAGTACGTCGACGGGGTGACCCTGCGCGACATCGTGCACACCGACGGCCCGATGCCCCCCAAACGCGCGATCGAAGTGATCGCCGACGCCTGTCAGGCACTGCACTTCAGCCACCAGCACGGCATCATCCATCGCGACGTCAAGCCCGCCAACATCATGATCAGCAAGACCGGCGCGGTGAAGGTGATGGATTTCGGGATCGCCCGTGCTCTGGCCGACTCCCACAGCGTGACGCAGACCGCTGCGGTGATCGGCACCGCCCAGTACCTGTCGCCGGAGCAGGCGAAGGGCGATTCGGTGGATGCCCGCTCGGACGTGTATGCCCTGGGCTGTGTGCTGTACGAAATCCTGACGGGGGAGCCGCCCTTCGTCGGTGATTCCCCGGTGGCGGTGGCCTACCAACACGTCCGTGAAGACCCGGTGCCCCCGTCGGTCCGCAATCCGGACATCTCCCCGGAGCTCGACGCGGTGGTGCTCAAAGCGCTGGCGAAGAACCCCGACAACCGGTATCAGTCCACGGCGGAGATGCGCGCCGACCTGGTCCGCGTGCACTCCGGCGAACGGCCGGAGGCGCCTCGGGTGCTCACCGATGCCGAACGCACGTCGTTCCTGGCCGCAGCGCCGGCCCCGCGTGAACGCGAACGGACCGAGCAGATCCCGCGTAATCAGAATCACCGCGTGGAGCCACCCGAGGAGCGCTCCGGTGCCTCGGTGACCCGCTGGGTGGTGGCCGTGGCTGTGCTGGCCGTACTGACCGTCCTGGTCACGTTGGCCATCAACTTCTGGGGTGGCGACACCCGCCAGGTTCAGGTGCCCGACGTCACGGGGCAGGCGGTGGACGATGCGATCGTCACCCTGCAGAACGCGGGGTTCCGGACGCGCACGCAGAAGGACGCGGACTCCGTGGTGCCCGTCGACCACGTCATCGGCACCGACCCGGCGGCCACCACGTCCGTGGACGCCGGCGAAGAAATCACCATCCGGGTCTCCTACGGACCCGAGCAGAAATCGGTCCCGGACTGTGCGCGGCGTAGCTATGACGATTGCGTGGGGTTGATGCGCGAAGCCGGGTTCGAGCGGTTCATGCGTAGCCCCTCGGTGTCCGAGCCCGATCTCAAGGACAAGGTGGTCCAGACCATCCCGCCGGCGAACCAGACGGCCGGGATCACCAACCAGATCACGATCGTCGTCGGCACCGGGCCGGGCAGTAAACCGGTTCCGGACTGCGCGGGTCTGACCGCCGACGACTGCCGGGCACTGCTGACGCAATCGGGTTTCACCAACACCTTGCAGGTGGACGTCGACAGCACCCGCACTGCCGGAGAGGTGATCGGCACCAACCCGGTGGCCGGGCAGAACGTCCCCGTCACCGACGTGGTCCAGGTTCAGGTGTCGCGCGGCAACCAGTTCGTGATGCCGAACCTGCGCGGCCAGTTCTGGACCGACGCCGAACCGCTACTGCGGGCGCTCGGTTGGACCGGCGGCCTGGTGAAGCTGCCCAATGCGCAGAACAGTGGGGTGCCCAGCAATGGGGTGGTGTCTCAGAGCCCGTCGCCGGGTGAGGCGGTCACCTTCGGATCGCCGGTCACGCTGAGCTTCGCGCAGTAG
- a CDS encoding PH domain-containing protein, giving the protein MPVNPNQQTSWGPRPIGVAALGVGGLVMAIACVTVVTDPPGRVLSGIAAVGLLVFATFSWRARPKLAITDSGLVIRGWLSTTELPRTDVKLIRITEFRRIGRKMQLLEIESREDDRLHIFTRWDLGTNPLDVLDALTAAGYTP; this is encoded by the coding sequence ATGCCGGTGAACCCTAACCAGCAAACATCATGGGGGCCTCGGCCAATTGGAGTCGCTGCTCTCGGCGTCGGTGGTCTAGTTATGGCTATCGCGTGTGTGACCGTCGTCACAGATCCGCCCGGACGTGTTCTCAGCGGCATTGCCGCAGTGGGACTACTTGTGTTTGCAACATTCTCGTGGCGCGCCCGGCCAAAGTTAGCAATCACCGACTCCGGGCTGGTGATCCGTGGCTGGTTGTCGACGACCGAGTTACCGCGTACCGACGTGAAACTGATCCGAATCACGGAGTTCCGCCGGATCGGACGCAAGATGCAGCTGCTCGAAATCGAGTCCCGCGAGGACGACCGCCTCCACATCTTCACGCGCTGGGACCTCGGCACCAACCCACTCGATGTGCTCGACGCACTGACCGCTGCCGGCTACACCCCCTGA
- a CDS encoding protein kinase domain-containing protein: MSPRVGVTLSGRYRLQRLIATGGMGQVWEAVDSRLGRRVAVKVLKAEYSSDPEFVERFRAEARTVAMLNHPGIASVHDYGETEMDGEGRTAYLVMELVNGEPLNSVIKRTGRLSLRHALDMLEQTGRALQVAHTAGLVHRDVKPGNILITPTGQVKLTDFGIAKAVDAAPVTQTGMVMGTAQYIAPEQALGHDATAASDVYSLGVVGYEAVSGKRPFTGEGALTVAMKHIKETPAPLPADLPPNVRELIEITLVKNPGMRYRSGGPFADAVAAVRAGRRPPRPNQAPTIGRAAPAAIPSGAQARAAVAPPTGMRPRPATGSHRPPPPRRTFSSGQRALLWAAGVLGALAIVIAVLIVVNARNDEADPGGTTTPTVTETQTPPTAGSGTEPAPAAPSNWTQDVVTGNPGVKLGQSRLLVTTWPERGRTAHGEPPDEIVQ, translated from the coding sequence ATGAGCCCCCGCGTAGGTGTCACGCTCTCCGGCCGGTACCGCCTGCAGCGCCTCATCGCCACCGGCGGCATGGGCCAGGTCTGGGAGGCCGTCGACAGCAGGCTCGGTCGCCGCGTCGCAGTCAAGGTCCTCAAGGCCGAGTACTCGTCTGACCCCGAGTTCGTCGAGCGGTTCCGCGCCGAAGCCCGCACGGTTGCCATGCTCAACCACCCCGGCATCGCCAGCGTCCACGATTACGGCGAGACCGAGATGGACGGCGAAGGCCGCACCGCATACCTGGTGATGGAGCTGGTCAACGGCGAGCCGCTGAACTCGGTGATCAAGCGCACCGGGCGGCTGTCACTGCGGCACGCGCTGGACATGCTGGAGCAGACCGGCCGCGCATTGCAGGTCGCCCATACCGCGGGGCTGGTGCACCGCGACGTCAAGCCCGGCAACATCCTCATCACCCCGACCGGGCAGGTGAAGCTGACCGACTTCGGTATCGCAAAGGCCGTCGACGCCGCTCCGGTCACCCAGACCGGCATGGTGATGGGCACCGCGCAGTACATTGCGCCCGAGCAGGCCCTCGGCCATGACGCCACCGCGGCCAGCGACGTCTACTCGCTGGGAGTTGTTGGCTACGAAGCGGTTTCGGGCAAGCGGCCGTTCACCGGTGAGGGCGCCCTGACGGTGGCGATGAAGCACATCAAGGAGACGCCGGCACCACTGCCCGCCGACCTGCCACCGAATGTCCGCGAGCTCATCGAGATCACCCTGGTGAAGAACCCGGGCATGCGGTACCGCAGCGGCGGCCCCTTCGCCGACGCGGTCGCCGCGGTGCGGGCGGGCCGACGGCCCCCGCGGCCGAATCAGGCACCGACGATCGGGCGGGCCGCCCCGGCGGCCATTCCTTCGGGAGCCCAGGCGCGGGCAGCCGTCGCGCCGCCGACCGGGATGCGGCCGCGTCCGGCCACCGGCAGTCACCGGCCGCCGCCCCCGCGGCGCACCTTCTCGTCGGGTCAGCGGGCGCTGTTGTGGGCCGCCGGCGTGCTCGGCGCGCTGGCGATCGTGATCGCGGTCCTGATCGTGGTCAATGCCCGCAACGACGAGGCCGACCCGGGGGGCACGACCACGCCGACGGTCACCGAGACCCAGACCCCACCGACGGCAGGCTCGGGCACCGAACCGGCGCCCGCCGCGCCGTCGAATTGGACTCAGGACGTGGTGACCGGTAATCCTGGAGTAAAGCTCGGGCAATCCCGCCTGCTGGTGACAACCTGGCCCGAGCGTGGGCGGACGGCCCATGGTGAGCCCCCTGACGAGATAGTGCAATGA